The following nucleotide sequence is from Glycine max cultivar Williams 82 chromosome 9, Glycine_max_v4.0, whole genome shotgun sequence.
TAAGCTTTTCTGCTTTTGgcgcaaattaaacaaaatgtataagattttaaaaatataaataaattactcTAACTTTTCCTTTACCTTTTGTTTctgacattttcttttatttctataacttataacttatttcattttataaatattacaaacttaaattcatatttttttaaaaaaataaaagcaacaaaacaggctcatgataaattttgaataattaaaccaaatattttttatagttttatttgttagatattaaataaattattttttaaataaaaaattattcctcTGCGTttacatgagaaaaaaaaaaatacaaactctTTCTATCTTTAATTAAATCAGTCGAGTGCTTACTTTATATTTATCCTCTAGTATTTACTGGTTGAATTAAATTACTAACagctttattaattttatcatactataacactaaTCTTAATTGctatacttaaataaattatccaaaacaacaaacaaactAATTTCTTATAAAAGTCATGAATGACAATGAAATTCATTTCCCAAAAGGAATAATAAAACGGGTAAAGTATGCCAGGGACTTTCTGGGCTTTGTCGGAGTGGTCTCCCACAAAAAAAGATTCACAACACGAATTATAAAACCTGAAAAAGCACATTCTTCAAaggaattttctttttccatacaaaaattaattaatttgaagaaTAAAGCAAACATCCAAAAACAGTTCCATATTCTCTTTTGCACAGTAATGCAATCACAATCTCTCATTCCCAGTTCAATAttcccatttcttcctttttctttttttgttacacCACACACAATTCCATTGCTACCAGTTTAACAGAATGCATagagttttataataatatcatagaAACAAACTGAACACATAAAAATTCAGTTCAGAGAAGCTTCTCTTCATCAAagcttcatatttttatttttattgtataaactCTAATTCTCAACCTTAGTTTCTGTTTCCTTATCTCTCTCTTGTTTTCCACTTTTTTGAAAAGAAGTGATACTGTGTGGTAGTAGTGTGAGCTGAAGTTTGATGTCTGTGTCATTGGAGCAAGAAGGCTATGTAGGCTTATCAGAGGTTCCTGCAATGGAAGGTTGTTCTGAGAGGACTGGTGGTGGCTTGAACCTCAAGGCTACTGAGCTGAGGCTTGGTTTGCCAGGTTCTGAGTCACCAGAGAGAGAAGAGGGTGTGGAGGACAAGAATGTGCACCCTTTAGGCATGGTGAAGTGTTTGGTGTCAGGGGCCAAGAGGGGTTTCTCAGACACCATTGATGGGGGTTCTGGGAAGTGGCTTCTTTCTGGGAATAGTGGATCTGAGGTGGGTTTGGGGAAAGATGGTGGCTTCTTCTCTCCAAGGGGTGTTGGTGTTAGTGTTAGTGCTGCCAAGGCTGAGTGTACCAACCAACAAACTTGTGTTGTAAAAGATAAAGTTCCTCAATCTCCAAAGCCGTTGAATGAGAAGAAGCCTCAGATATCTGCTCCTGCTGCAAAGTAGCACCATCTTCTCCTTTAGcctcatcatcatcacataTTATATGTGTATAATATGTTTTCTTTGTCAAAAtatttctccacttttttttgttgttgatgtcaTGTCCTGTTTATAGCTTTTtcacttgtgtgtgtgtgtataaatatagataaaatgttgGAAGCAAGAAGAAAATCGGATAATTGAAATAGAGGaacgaattttattttattttctaaatatttgattgaaatttaaattgaaaagacGGGAGAATAAAATCTATCAAGATGAGGTTTTGAGTTGATTAATTCTTGTTGATAATTATCTTCTCATGTTACTATGTTAGCCTCTAGTGTTGGAGAAGCTGATAACTCTTTTCTATGTAATTTAGGGGATGTTCCTTCTATGGTAATCATCATCCAACGGTTGATTTGGTTGTTctgtaaattttctttttcatctttgttatcaaatTGTTTGCTTTTATGTATATGTTAGATTGAACTCCTCGGATTATTCAGTGTCCTAAATAACTAAAAGATCAATTTTCATGGTGAaactttttttccctctttctGCCTTCTTTTGTGTtcttaattatcaattgttTGCTGTTGTTTTGAAGTTATGATGACTGACCTCTGCACAGATGGTTATCTCAATTGAAGCTCCTTGTACACTCCCTTTAATATAGTGTAATTTTGTGTTTTGTGAATCAGGGAACAAGTTGTGGGATGGCCACCAATCCGTTCTTTCAGAAAGAACTCAATGGCCACTCAGCCACAAAAGAATGATGATAATGCAGAAGCCAAGTCGGTATGCCTTTATGTGAAGGTCAGCATGGATGGTGCTCCATACTTGAGGAAAGTTGACCTCAAAAACTTTGGCACTTACATGGAACTGTCTTCAGCACTGGAAAagatgtttagttgttttacaaTCAGtaagttttggttttctttACTAGCAAATTTTAATCAAGTTGTTACCCTCTTGTACAATTGTGCATAGCTTGTCAATTGGTTATATACCAATTATTCTCttcatttgattttgatgagAGAAATATAAAGAATTAATCCTGATCAGAACTGGCACCCTTTTAAATCTATTTGGATGATTAAATCAGGATCCTAAGTCTTCCAATGTCACAGGCTCAGGCTGGTTGGTTCCATGAGCTGGGGAATTTTTACAGGAGTGCTATGAATAGGTCAACTAATTCTTTATCAATAAAATGTTACTTATGGTACAGATTCTGATTATGTTTTCACCAATGACAATTACAGGTCAATGTGGTTCCCATGGAGTTTGTGGTCGAGATAAGTTGACTGAAAATAGATTGATGGATCTCCTCCATGGTTCAGAATATGTGCTCACCTATGAAGACAAGGATGGTGATTGGATGCTTGTTGGTGATGTTCCATGGGAGTGAGTGCACATAATATCATATTGCTGTGCATTTAAATACCATTCCTTAAGTACTTTTCTTGTTCTCTATTCAGAATTGAAGTTTCACTTCGAGAATCCGAGtaataaaagttaatattaaaCGTTAAAATAGATAGCTGAAGTAAAACTTTAATTCTGATTGGGAAACAATATCAAAAAGTACGAACGTAactatatttaagttttatccTTTCTGATTTGATTTCCATTTTTGGAgttttgtaattattaaaaagtattattCCTGCTGTCAATGAGTTTAAACTATGATTTTCAcaaatgcattttattttatgaaaaatatcagAATCAACGACAACAGAGGACAATTTGATGAGTAATTAATTCTGAAATGATGTTATTGTTCTTGTTTTAGGATGTTCACCGACTCTTGCAAGAGGTTGAGGATAATGAAGAGTTCTGAAGCAATTGGACTAGGTGAGGCCGACACATTCAACAATGTGTTTTCTTTTATATCTTGTCGTTGCATTGAAAACCTCATCAGTCACCATATACTAGTCAATTAGCAAGACAATCCTAGCTTGATTTAACTCAATTGCAATCAACTAGTTGTCCTGCTCTGAATTACTTGACTAACACTACACGATGATAGCTACAACACTAAGTGGGTGAAGCTGTAAAATATAGTTAAACTATTTATGGAATTCATGGATTCTAGCAGCAAATCTTTCTTCCAATACGAGTATACTTTCTTGAACTccattcaattatatatttaatcttactatattttcttaaaatgatGTCTCATGAAGGTTTTAATTGTCCAATATTAATGAGAGTTCTCATTTTGGAATTCTCTTTTACAATATAAAGAAATCGTTAGACACAAATTTATTAGTGTACTTACTAGCTACGTCTGATTCCTGCAGCACCAAGAGCCATGGAAAAATGCAAAAGTCGCAACTAGCAAGATGGTGTTGATACAGAAagatgaattattattattaccttTAAACACGTACATCATACAAGAGTCCAGAGGCAAGTGCAGGGCACAAGCTGGGGCTTTTCTTGCTTGAATATGTATGATATAATCCTACATATGGGATCCAAGTATCCTAGACTTTTTAGTAGGCAAGATATGTTTGTTGTAGACATTTAAGGTTTCTTAGGCTTGTTTCCCCTCACTTCTCTTCAATCACTGTCACTGTGGACTTCATAAGACTGAAGCTACGTCGTTACTATGTAAATTTTGTAACTTAAGTCTCATATATAGATTAGTTTGAGATGGTTAATtagagaatattaaaaatgtctaaataataaattagagaaagtgaaaaaatatatttgtaccaCTTTCTAGGACATGCAACATCACAGACCATAATAAAGTCCATTAGTGCAAGTGAAAACGAGCAGATCGACGACTAGAATGAAAATCCTTACAGATAAAATTCTAGAAAAGTAAATTCTGTAAAGAACTTAGAGCTGGCATAATCAGTGTAACTTGATACATCAAGTCGTAAAGAacttctttataaaaaatataatatttctgTCATATAGTTACTACCGTTACCATCCCCAAGGAACTGTCCATTATTTTTTGCGCTTTGCTCATTACTAACATGAACTGGTGCAGCATGAAGGCTGTCACTGTCTTCATTCCTTTGAATATTTTCACAATGTGGACATGCTGTAGGCTTCCAGATCCCGGTTCTTTCGACTTCTTCAAACATGTAAAATAATGTCGAAGAAGGGTGTTGGACAGGGGCCATCTACGGTGAAATCCAAATGGCCATTATCTGATACTCGAATCTTTGCCACCATTGAAAGACCAATATCTATTCTACTTGGCAGGTAATTTTCTACGTTGTTACTGTTAGCATAATGATGCGCCAGGGTCAATATGCAagccttttcatttcttttcttcttcaactcCTCAACTAAAAGACCCTTCCTAGTTCCGGACCCATACGGGATAAGGCTTGTTGC
It contains:
- the LOC100803754 gene encoding auxin-responsive protein IAA27, with product MSVSLEQEGYVGLSEVPAMEGCSERTGGGLNLKATELRLGLPGSESPEREEGVEDKNVHPLGMVKCLVSGAKRGFSDTIDGGSGKWLLSGNSGSEVGLGKDGGFFSPRGVGVSVSAAKAECTNQQTCVVKDKVPQSPKPLNEKKPQISAPAAKEQVVGWPPIRSFRKNSMATQPQKNDDNAEAKSVCLYVKVSMDGAPYLRKVDLKNFGTYMELSSALEKMFSCFTISQCGSHGVCGRDKLTENRLMDLLHGSEYVLTYEDKDGDWMLVGDVPWEMFTDSCKRLRIMKSSEAIGLAPRAMEKCKSRN